A window from Longimicrobiaceae bacterium encodes these proteins:
- a CDS encoding DUF2442 domain-containing protein: MARKPLTDQEILAPAPRAKAEARAAAAAEPRAVSASYDAERDRIVVELRNGSSFAFPRAEGAGLAGATAEQLAAVEVESDGEGLHWEELDADISVPGILSRLLNARGLAARYMGRATSEAKAAAVRENGKKGGRPRKLSAEPVHPAASRRTSKHRTPADTH; the protein is encoded by the coding sequence ATGGCTAGAAAGCCGCTGACCGACCAGGAGATCCTGGCACCCGCGCCCCGCGCCAAGGCCGAGGCTCGCGCCGCCGCCGCCGCGGAGCCCCGTGCCGTCTCCGCGAGCTACGACGCTGAGCGGGACCGTATCGTGGTGGAGCTGCGGAACGGCAGCAGTTTTGCGTTCCCGCGCGCCGAGGGTGCCGGGCTGGCCGGCGCGACGGCCGAGCAGCTCGCGGCTGTCGAGGTCGAGTCGGATGGGGAGGGACTTCACTGGGAGGAGTTGGACGCGGACATCTCCGTTCCGGGCATCCTCTCTCGCTTGCTGAACGCGCGGGGGCTCGCCGCCCGCTACATGGGCCGCGCCACGAGCGAGGCGAAGGCCGCCGCGGTGCGGGAGAACGGCAAGAAAGGCGGCCGTCCGCGCAAGCTGTCCGCCGAGCCGGTCCACCCGGCGGCCAGTCGTCGCACCTCCAAGCACCGGACGCCGGCGGACACGCACTGA
- a CDS encoding heparan-alpha-glucosaminide N-acetyltransferase domain-containing protein — MSATLEKARASEAASAGPAAGRKVRVDAVDLLRGIVMVLMLLDHTREFVHRDAPLFDAADLARTTVPLFLTRWVTHFCAPIFVLLAGTGASLQLQRGKTPAELSRFLVTRGLWLVVLEFTVVRFSVAFDLDYAAFPGMMQVIWAIGVSMIVLAAFVRFPARVAGTAGVAILLLHNLLDRFPVQGSAPVGTGPAALPALWMVLHQPGFIHVLGAPMLVAYPLLPWLGVMLAGYALGFVYSWEPERRRRFLVRLGLAVVAGFVLLRASNLYGNPSPWATQKSAAFTVLSFLNNSKYPPSLLYLMMTLGPALLALAWMERARLGAVGRAFLTFGRVPMFFYLLQWFLAHSIGLGFALLAGKPIGHLFSFPGGTPPQPGAGFGLGMVYVAWALGVLIAYPLCRWFAGVKRRRTDWWLSYI, encoded by the coding sequence TCCGCGACTCTCGAGAAGGCGCGCGCCAGCGAAGCCGCATCCGCCGGCCCGGCGGCGGGCCGCAAGGTACGCGTGGACGCGGTGGACCTGCTGCGCGGCATCGTGATGGTGCTGATGCTGCTGGACCACACGCGCGAGTTCGTGCACCGCGACGCGCCGCTCTTCGACGCGGCCGATCTCGCTCGCACCACCGTCCCGCTCTTCCTCACCCGCTGGGTCACGCACTTCTGCGCGCCCATCTTCGTCCTGCTGGCGGGCACGGGCGCGTCGCTGCAGCTCCAGCGCGGCAAGACGCCGGCCGAGCTCTCCCGGTTCCTGGTCACCCGCGGGCTCTGGCTCGTCGTGCTGGAGTTCACGGTGGTGCGCTTCAGCGTCGCGTTCGACCTGGACTACGCGGCGTTTCCGGGCATGATGCAGGTGATCTGGGCAATCGGCGTCTCCATGATCGTCCTCGCCGCGTTCGTGCGCTTCCCGGCGCGGGTGGCGGGTACGGCGGGCGTGGCGATCCTCCTCCTGCACAACCTCCTGGACCGCTTCCCGGTGCAGGGCTCTGCGCCGGTAGGTACGGGGCCGGCCGCGCTGCCGGCGCTCTGGATGGTGCTGCACCAGCCGGGCTTCATCCACGTGCTCGGCGCCCCGATGCTGGTGGCGTATCCTCTCCTGCCGTGGCTGGGGGTGATGCTGGCGGGCTACGCGCTGGGCTTCGTCTACTCGTGGGAGCCGGAACGGCGCAGGCGCTTCCTCGTGCGTCTGGGTCTGGCGGTCGTGGCCGGGTTCGTCCTGCTCCGCGCCAGCAACCTGTACGGCAACCCCTCGCCGTGGGCGACGCAGAAGAGCGCGGCGTTCACCGTGCTCTCGTTCCTGAACAACAGCAAGTACCCCCCGTCGCTCCTCTATCTGATGATGACGCTGGGGCCGGCGCTGCTGGCGCTCGCATGGATGGAGCGCGCGCGGCTGGGCGCCGTGGGGCGGGCGTTCCTGACATTCGGGCGCGTGCCGATGTTCTTCTACCTGCTCCAGTGGTTCCTGGCGCACTCCATCGGACTCGGCTTCGCACTGCTCGCCGGGAAGCCCATCGGGCACCTCTTCAGCTTCCCCGGCGGCACGCCGCCGCAGCCGGGAGCGGGGTTCGGGCTGGGGATGGTCTACGTCGCGTGGGCGCTGGGCGTGCTGATCGCGTACCCGCTCTGCCGCTGGTTCGCGGGCGTGAAGCGGAGGCGCACGGACTGGTGGCTGAGCTACATCTGA